In the genome of Geotrypetes seraphini chromosome 16, aGeoSer1.1, whole genome shotgun sequence, one region contains:
- the LOC117350510 gene encoding olfactory receptor 4S2-like: MYLLAVTGNLLIMMTIYVDSQLHTPMYFFLSNLSFLDLTFSTVTVPRSLIHFLWPRKTISFNECITQLFFFHFIGGTECLHLTLMAYDRYVAICNPLRYTTIMNRQACFLLVVSTWVGGFIHACAQTFPVAQLPFCGPNEINHFYCDSHPLSLLACSSTIISETADMVNSGTLTLGCFLVVFISYAYIISTILKIRSTEGKQKAFSTCAAHLMVVTVFFGPCVFIYMRPPVTFSGDQLISVFYTIVTPWLNPFIYTLRNEKVKSAMKKLNGRKVSFLGM; encoded by the coding sequence ATGTATTTGCTCGCTGTAACTGGGAATCTTCTCATTATGATGACCATATATGTGGACTCTCAACTGCACACGCCCATGTATTTCTTCCTCAGCAACCTCTCTTTCTTAGATTTGACCTTTTCTACAGTCACCGTCCCCAGATCCCTCATTCACTTTCTTTGGCCAAGGAAAACCATCTCTTTCAATGAGTGTATTACTCAgttgtttttctttcatttcattgGGGGGACAGAATGCCTTCACCTGACCCTGATGGCTTATGACCGCTATGTTGCCATTTGCAATCCTTTGCGTTATACCACAATAATGAACAGACAAGCTTGTTTCCTGTTGGTGGTTTCCACGTGGGTAGGTGGCTTCATTCATGCCTGTGCACAGACATTTCCAGTAGCTCAGCTGCCCTTCTGTGGTCCTAATGAGATAAACCATTTCTATTGTGACTCCCACCCCTTATCTTTGTTAGCGTGCTCTAGTACCATTATCAGTGAAACTGCAGATATGGTCAACAGTGGGACCTTAACCCTTGGTTGTTTCTTGGTTGTGTTTATATCTTATGCATACATCATCTCCACTATCTTAAAAATTCGCTCGACTGAGGGAAAGCAGAAAGCCTTCTCTACCTGTGCCGCCCACCTCATGGTGGTCACTGTGTTTTTTGGCCCCTGTGTCTTTATCTACATGAGACCCCCAGTGACATTTTCAGGTGACCAGCTGATATCTGTTTTTTACACCATCGTGACCCCTTGGTTAAATCCCTTCATTTATACTCTCAGAAACGAGAAGGTGAAAAGTGCCATGAAGAAGTTGAACGGTAGGAAAGTGTCTTTTCTGGGGATGTAA